A window of the Microbacterium sp. LWH13-1.2 genome harbors these coding sequences:
- a CDS encoding Fe-S oxidoreductase: MTGDWRPAAERALERGRRFDRRIPSFLLRSPISRLGYWWGTAVGWVWGSLWSTGPVERRSGLWVFRGMPNWTFNRGGVCVGGCFLTGDARPTDAVLRHEAVHKAQWLRYGILLPVLYLFAGRNPLHNRFEIEAGLEDGNYVRRSTASQRSEGSSPKRSGA; encoded by the coding sequence ATGACCGGGGACTGGCGCCCTGCGGCAGAACGTGCCCTCGAGCGGGGTCGTCGATTCGACCGCCGCATCCCGTCATTCCTGCTGCGATCGCCGATCAGTCGCCTCGGGTACTGGTGGGGAACCGCGGTCGGCTGGGTGTGGGGATCGCTGTGGAGCACCGGTCCCGTCGAGCGCCGGTCGGGCCTGTGGGTCTTCCGCGGCATGCCGAACTGGACGTTCAACCGCGGCGGGGTGTGCGTGGGCGGGTGCTTCCTCACCGGCGATGCTCGTCCGACCGATGCCGTCCTTCGCCATGAGGCAGTGCACAAGGCCCAGTGGCTCCGTTACGGCATCCTGCTGCCGGTGCTGTACCTGTTCGCCGGGCGGAATCCCCTCCACAACCGCTTCGAGATCGAGGCGGGTCTGGAAGACGGCAACTACGTGCGCCGGTCGACCGCTTCTCAGCGCTCGGAGGGAAGCAGCCCGAAACGCTCCGGCGCGTAG
- a CDS encoding tyrosine-protein phosphatase yields the protein MTVLEFDGVNNVRDVGGMPADGGRIRSGILLRSGQLSGATNVGVEAVRERIAHIVDLRDGEEVAAEPTEIDGPETTHLPLFLGSVRSFFETDTSLEDLYLHLLEESGERLVAAIRIIAAGEPTLVHCTVGKDRTGVTVALALAAVGADRDAIIADYALTESQLPPERSQRIAAYLRSQHPEAVHAVALATQSPAPVMRALLDGVDARWGSAAGYLRANGMSDAELDALHTALVESVADQG from the coding sequence ATGACCGTCCTCGAGTTCGACGGCGTCAACAACGTCCGGGACGTCGGAGGCATGCCCGCCGACGGCGGACGCATCCGCTCCGGCATCCTCCTGCGCTCTGGCCAGCTGTCCGGGGCGACGAATGTCGGCGTCGAGGCGGTCCGTGAGCGGATCGCGCACATCGTCGATCTGCGCGACGGCGAGGAGGTCGCGGCCGAGCCGACCGAGATCGACGGCCCGGAGACGACGCACCTTCCTCTGTTCCTCGGGTCGGTGCGTTCGTTCTTCGAGACGGACACCAGCCTGGAGGATCTCTACCTGCACCTTCTCGAGGAGAGTGGTGAGAGGCTCGTCGCGGCCATCCGCATCATCGCGGCGGGGGAGCCGACGCTCGTGCACTGCACGGTGGGCAAGGACCGCACCGGGGTGACGGTGGCACTCGCTCTCGCAGCCGTAGGCGCCGACCGCGACGCGATCATCGCGGACTACGCGCTCACGGAGTCGCAGCTTCCTCCTGAGAGGTCGCAGCGGATCGCCGCCTACCTCCGTTCTCAGCATCCTGAAGCGGTGCACGCGGTGGCGCTGGCCACGCAGTCGCCTGCGCCGGTCATGCGGGCGCTGCTCGACGGCGTCGACGCGCGATGGGGGTCAGCGGCAGGCTACCTCCGAGCGAACGGGATGTCGGATGCCGAATTGGATGCGCTGCACACCGCGCTCGTGGAATCAGTCGCCGACCAAGGTTAG
- a CDS encoding ABC transporter permease, producing MIRYALVRGALLVAGLLVSSALIFLTLRVFPGDVAQLIAGTQASPAEVEALRESLGLNRPLPAQYAEWIGGIFRGDLGTSLLSGASVGEELLLKAQVTVPLGIMSLLIAVLIAVPFGILAAVQRGRRSGTALSVGAQALAAVPVVWAGMMLIVVFSVWLGWLPPQGFPRTGWSTPLRAIESLLLPALTIGIVEGAMLMRFVRSATLQAAGQDFVRTAAAKGLTRTRALISHGIPAVGLSIITVLGLQIAGIIVGSVVIEQLFTLPGIGRMLVADVGTRDLIKVQSELLVLTGFVLVVGFLVDLIHRAIDPRQREA from the coding sequence GTGATCCGCTACGCGCTCGTCCGAGGGGCCCTGCTCGTGGCAGGGCTCCTCGTGTCGAGCGCGCTGATCTTCCTGACTCTCCGGGTGTTCCCCGGCGACGTCGCTCAGCTCATCGCCGGCACGCAGGCCTCCCCCGCCGAGGTCGAGGCGCTCCGCGAGTCGCTGGGCCTCAACCGTCCTCTGCCGGCGCAGTACGCCGAGTGGATCGGGGGGATCTTCCGCGGCGACCTCGGCACCTCCCTCCTCTCCGGTGCATCCGTCGGGGAAGAGCTGCTGCTCAAGGCGCAGGTGACCGTGCCGCTCGGCATCATGTCACTGCTGATCGCCGTGCTCATCGCGGTCCCCTTCGGAATCCTCGCCGCTGTGCAGCGCGGCCGTCGCAGCGGCACCGCACTCAGCGTCGGCGCGCAGGCCCTCGCCGCCGTGCCCGTGGTCTGGGCGGGGATGATGCTGATCGTCGTGTTCTCGGTGTGGCTCGGGTGGCTCCCCCCGCAGGGATTCCCCCGCACAGGGTGGAGCACGCCTCTCCGGGCGATCGAGTCGCTGCTGCTCCCCGCGCTCACGATCGGCATCGTCGAGGGCGCCATGCTCATGCGCTTCGTGCGCAGCGCCACGCTCCAGGCCGCAGGACAGGACTTCGTCCGCACGGCTGCGGCCAAGGGGCTCACCCGCACCCGAGCGCTCATCTCCCACGGCATCCCCGCTGTGGGCCTGTCGATCATCACGGTTCTCGGGCTCCAGATCGCCGGGATCATCGTGGGCTCCGTCGTCATCGAACAGCTCTTCACCCTGCCGGGCATCGGACGGATGCTGGTCGCCGATGTCGGGACGCGTGACCTGATCAAGGTGCAGAGCGAGCTGCTGGTGCTCACCGGCTTCGTCCTCGTCGTCGGCTTCCTCGTCGACCTGATCCATCGGGCGATCGATCCCCGCCAGAGGGAGGCATGA
- a CDS encoding SIP domain-containing protein yields the protein METFLETRSTRAERRAARRRAHHLVTADEHSLAELEVFLATLPLCASGRIFIEVAEASDIGVIDAPGRMTVTWLARAERSGAPGTGRACAPGQALARATCAWADEMLCDDELETHITLLGGYLGTADIVEHLTGVLDLQPAQIYAPERFGLLPSER from the coding sequence ATGGAGACCTTCCTCGAGACCCGCAGCACGCGAGCAGAGCGCCGCGCCGCGCGTCGTCGCGCACACCACCTGGTGACGGCAGACGAGCACTCGCTCGCCGAACTCGAGGTCTTCCTCGCGACTCTGCCGCTGTGCGCATCCGGTCGGATCTTCATCGAGGTCGCAGAGGCCTCGGACATCGGCGTGATCGACGCGCCCGGCCGCATGACCGTGACGTGGCTCGCTCGGGCAGAACGCTCCGGCGCCCCCGGAACGGGCCGTGCGTGCGCACCGGGACAGGCGCTCGCTCGCGCGACGTGCGCCTGGGCCGACGAGATGCTCTGCGACGACGAACTCGAGACCCACATCACGCTGCTGGGCGGATACCTCGGTACCGCCGACATCGTCGAGCACCTCACTGGAGTGCTCGACCTCCAGCCCGCGCAGATCTACGCGCCGGAGCGTTTCGGGCTGCTTCCCTCCGAGCGCTGA
- a CDS encoding arginase family protein, with protein sequence MVRFLVVPQWQGSPAPRAMLLVDGASAIAGDLPRASTTVLDVPVEAGESLGTGVRRLSALLRTRELVDGAMTADTVVVGGDCSVTVAALAALPGGTDDLAVVWCDAHADMNTPETSPSGAFSGMALRAVLGEGEPQLALSPGIPRDRVITVGMRDLDDAEVAALDGLTPLSVADLDDADALSAAVVATGASRVWVHIDVDVLDPAEIAGVSSASPFGLAPATLSAAIRALRTRVPLAGATIAGFAPRSPADAVEDLGALLRLVGAVA encoded by the coding sequence ATGGTGCGATTCCTCGTCGTCCCGCAGTGGCAGGGCTCCCCTGCACCGCGCGCGATGCTCCTCGTCGACGGCGCATCCGCGATCGCCGGTGATCTTCCGCGCGCGTCGACCACCGTGCTCGATGTGCCGGTCGAGGCCGGAGAGTCCCTCGGCACGGGCGTCCGCCGACTCAGCGCCCTGTTGCGCACTCGTGAGCTCGTCGATGGGGCGATGACGGCCGACACGGTCGTCGTGGGCGGAGACTGCAGCGTCACTGTCGCCGCGCTCGCCGCCCTTCCGGGCGGCACCGACGATCTCGCGGTGGTCTGGTGCGACGCGCACGCCGACATGAACACACCCGAGACGTCGCCGTCCGGTGCGTTCTCCGGCATGGCCCTGCGGGCTGTGCTCGGAGAGGGCGAACCGCAGCTCGCGCTCTCCCCCGGCATCCCGCGCGACCGCGTGATCACCGTCGGGATGCGCGATCTCGACGACGCCGAGGTCGCTGCGCTCGACGGTCTCACCCCGCTCTCGGTGGCAGACCTCGACGATGCCGATGCTCTGTCCGCCGCCGTCGTGGCCACCGGCGCGAGCCGGGTCTGGGTGCACATCGACGTCGATGTGCTGGATCCGGCCGAGATAGCCGGCGTCTCCTCCGCGTCACCGTTCGGACTCGCTCCTGCGACCCTGAGCGCGGCGATTCGCGCTCTCCGCACGCGCGTTCCGCTGGCGGGCGCGACGATCGCAGGATTCGCCCCGCGTTCACCGGCCGACGCGGTCGAGGATCTCGGGGCGTTGCTGCGCCTGGTCGGAGCGGTGGCATGA
- a CDS encoding ABC transporter permease, producing the protein MMPGWLPRLWRTSTGRFGLIVVAVIAVTALVALLWTPFDPQESDVRNRWAVPSWPHLLGTDDTGRDILSLLMAGARTTVFVSVGAGIIATLVGIALAGLGALTARWLRETVAVLVDILIAFPVLLIAMMISSVWGGSLWVVIWSVGIGFGVNIARVTRPELRRVQQSDFVLAARASGLTTSQSLVRHLLPNVAPVFIVQLSWSMAVAVLAEAGLSYLGFGASVTEPSWGLLLADLQRYIGVHPLSVIWPGLAITLTVLALNLLGDGLREATDPTLRHRAAEIHTPAVVA; encoded by the coding sequence ATGATGCCAGGTTGGCTCCCGAGGCTGTGGCGCACCTCCACAGGGCGCTTCGGCCTGATCGTCGTCGCCGTCATCGCGGTCACCGCGCTCGTCGCGCTGTTGTGGACGCCGTTCGACCCGCAGGAGTCCGACGTCCGCAACCGCTGGGCGGTTCCCAGCTGGCCGCACCTGCTGGGCACCGACGACACCGGGCGCGACATCCTCAGCCTCCTCATGGCAGGCGCGCGGACCACGGTGTTCGTCAGCGTCGGAGCAGGGATCATCGCGACTCTCGTCGGCATCGCCCTCGCCGGTCTCGGCGCGCTCACCGCTCGGTGGCTGCGCGAGACGGTCGCCGTGCTCGTCGACATCCTGATCGCATTTCCCGTGCTGCTGATCGCCATGATGATCTCCTCGGTCTGGGGCGGTTCGCTCTGGGTCGTCATCTGGTCCGTCGGCATCGGCTTCGGTGTGAACATCGCGCGTGTCACCCGCCCCGAACTGCGCCGGGTGCAGCAGAGCGACTTCGTGCTCGCCGCCCGGGCGTCAGGACTCACGACCTCGCAGAGCCTCGTGCGCCACCTGCTGCCGAACGTCGCCCCCGTGTTCATCGTGCAGCTCTCGTGGTCGATGGCGGTCGCCGTGCTCGCCGAGGCCGGACTCTCGTATCTCGGCTTCGGCGCCTCGGTCACCGAACCGAGCTGGGGGCTGCTCCTCGCCGACCTGCAGCGCTACATCGGCGTGCACCCGCTCTCGGTCATCTGGCCGGGGCTCGCCATCACGCTGACAGTGCTCGCGCTCAACCTCCTCGGCGACGGCCTGCGCGAGGCCACAGACCCGACGCTCCGACACCGCGCGGCGGAGATCCACACACCGGCGGTGGTCGCATGA
- a CDS encoding PspA/IM30 family protein codes for MTKQSIFGRISTLVRANINSLLDSAEDPQKMIDQLVRDYTNSIADAESAIAETIGNLRLLERDHEEDVQAATEWGNKALAASRKADEMRSSGDAADADKFDNLAKIALQRQISAEREATGAEPQIAAQTEIVDKLKSGLNGMKDKLGELKNKRSELLARAKVAEAQTKVQDAVSSINVLDPTSELGRFEDKVRRQEALAQGKIELAASSLDAQFESLEDLGELTEVEARLAELKAGGSAPRQAIEGS; via the coding sequence ATGACCAAGCAGTCCATCTTCGGACGTATCTCGACCCTCGTCCGCGCGAACATCAACTCGCTCCTGGACTCTGCGGAAGACCCGCAGAAGATGATCGACCAGCTCGTCCGTGACTACACGAACAGCATCGCCGACGCCGAATCGGCGATCGCCGAGACCATCGGCAACCTGCGCCTCCTCGAGCGCGACCACGAAGAGGACGTCCAGGCGGCCACGGAGTGGGGCAACAAGGCCCTCGCCGCGAGCCGCAAGGCCGACGAGATGCGCTCGAGCGGCGATGCCGCCGATGCGGACAAGTTCGACAACCTCGCCAAGATCGCACTCCAGCGCCAGATCAGCGCGGAGCGCGAGGCCACCGGTGCCGAGCCCCAGATCGCCGCTCAGACCGAGATCGTCGACAAGCTGAAGTCCGGCCTCAACGGCATGAAGGACAAGCTGGGCGAGCTGAAGAACAAGCGCAGCGAGCTCCTCGCCCGCGCCAAGGTCGCCGAGGCGCAGACCAAGGTGCAGGACGCGGTCTCGTCGATCAATGTCCTCGACCCGACCAGCGAGCTGGGTCGTTTCGAAGACAAGGTCCGCCGCCAGGAGGCTCTCGCTCAGGGCAAGATCGAGCTCGCAGCCTCCAGCCTCGATGCGCAGTTCGAGAGCCTCGAGGACCTCGGCGAGCTCACCGAGGTCGAAGCACGTCTCGCCGAGCTGAAGGCGGGCGGCTCCGCCCCCCGTCAGGCCATCGAAGGTTCCTGA
- a CDS encoding alpha/beta hydrolase, whose translation MEVAIDITEFSYLPAQAEALGVPVPPSERLTLPLPDGRRVSGVRYGSGSPQITLLHGAGLNAHTWDTTVLALQQPVLAIDLAGHGDSSWRDDADYTPRTLAVDVAAALDAWTDRPQVLVGQSLGGLTGAALAAARPDLVAELIVVDITPGIDTSAGPAALREFYAGPTDFTTRDELVDRAIAFGFGGARADTERGVFLNTRVRPDGRVEWKHHFAHLAAQALAAHDPGDVSAPSVLNATGWQDLDQVTAPVTLVRALDGFVSAADADDFARRLPDASVVAIQATHNVQETAPAQLAALITDRIATIGM comes from the coding sequence ATGGAGGTGGCGATCGACATCACCGAGTTCAGCTATCTTCCCGCACAGGCCGAGGCGCTGGGCGTTCCCGTTCCCCCGAGTGAGCGGCTGACGCTGCCACTGCCGGACGGTCGCCGTGTGAGCGGCGTCCGCTACGGCAGCGGATCGCCGCAGATCACGCTCCTGCACGGGGCCGGCCTCAACGCGCACACCTGGGATACGACGGTGCTCGCGCTGCAGCAGCCCGTGCTGGCGATCGACCTCGCGGGCCACGGCGACTCGTCCTGGCGCGACGACGCCGACTACACCCCGCGAACGCTCGCGGTGGATGTCGCGGCGGCACTCGACGCCTGGACCGACCGACCGCAGGTCCTCGTCGGACAGTCCCTCGGCGGACTCACCGGGGCGGCGTTGGCCGCCGCGCGTCCCGACCTCGTCGCCGAACTGATCGTCGTGGACATCACTCCCGGTATCGACACGTCGGCGGGCCCGGCAGCTCTGCGCGAGTTCTATGCGGGCCCGACAGATTTCACGACCCGCGACGAGCTGGTCGATCGGGCGATCGCCTTCGGGTTCGGCGGTGCACGCGCCGACACGGAACGCGGTGTGTTCCTCAACACGCGAGTGCGCCCGGACGGCCGCGTGGAATGGAAGCACCATTTCGCTCACCTAGCCGCGCAGGCGCTTGCCGCGCACGACCCCGGCGACGTCTCCGCTCCCTCGGTCCTCAACGCCACGGGGTGGCAGGACCTCGATCAGGTGACGGCCCCGGTGACGCTCGTCCGCGCGCTCGACGGCTTCGTCAGCGCTGCCGACGCAGATGACTTCGCCCGCCGTCTCCCCGACGCGAGCGTGGTTGCGATCCAGGCGACGCACAACGTTCAGGAGACCGCTCCCGCACAGCTCGCCGCGCTGATCACGGACCGCATCGCGACCATAGGTATGTGA
- a CDS encoding TPM domain-containing protein, whose protein sequence is MKTRWLALAALTAAAAVGAFSASAASATDPVTLDSGYVTDDAGVLSPSEEDAVEARLQTLSDNSSADLFVVLVDDFTSPTDNVEWADTVAENNNLGSEQYLLAIAVEGRSYYISAAPDGPLSDSKLDDVENEIQSLAAQNDWEGAIILAADEIQGDGGAGALRTTLIVVGIIALGLIVWLIVALVRRSRRNAEIRRRGAMPEKPDPSDPFSTLTDEQVRTQAGAALVQADDAITSSREELGFAVAQFGEAATSTFSGAVETAKAKMSEAFDLKQKLDDEIEDTVHDRRAWHIRIIQLCDEIDDVLDDNTEAFDALRKLEQNAPAELERVRGERAALDTLLASADPALAALSSTFDQASLVTVADNPAQARERAALADRSIEAAAQAIGAGRSGEAAFAIRTAEQSVAQATQLVNAITALGAELASIEAQAQALVAELQADIATAQHLPDTGGVLSSAAAATSQQLQQAQAALAGNSRSPQRVLEALTAANAQIDAAIAQGTQAVERARRAQQMLEQTLTQAGSEIRAAREYIETRRGSVGSTARTRLSQAEATLTQALNLRATDPEAALTEAGRALDLARQATSSAQADVAAMSPSSYQNGWGGGGGSIFGGGAGSGGSGLGGDILGGIIGGLLSGGGGGGGSSRSSSWRSSGGGGFRSSGFGGGGGSRSSGRSGRSGGRRF, encoded by the coding sequence ATGAAGACACGGTGGCTCGCGCTGGCCGCACTCACCGCGGCTGCAGCAGTGGGGGCCTTCTCCGCATCCGCCGCCTCCGCGACCGACCCGGTCACGCTCGATTCCGGGTACGTGACCGATGACGCCGGGGTCCTCTCTCCCAGCGAGGAGGATGCGGTCGAGGCGCGACTCCAAACCCTCAGCGACAACTCCTCCGCCGACCTCTTCGTGGTGCTGGTCGACGATTTCACCTCCCCCACCGACAACGTCGAGTGGGCCGACACCGTCGCCGAGAACAACAATCTCGGGTCCGAGCAGTATCTGCTCGCCATCGCGGTCGAGGGCCGGAGCTATTACATCTCTGCGGCCCCCGACGGTCCGCTCAGCGACAGCAAGCTCGACGACGTCGAGAACGAGATCCAGAGCCTGGCCGCCCAGAACGACTGGGAGGGGGCGATCATCCTCGCCGCCGACGAGATCCAGGGCGACGGCGGGGCCGGCGCGCTCCGCACCACGCTCATCGTCGTCGGCATCATCGCTCTCGGCCTCATCGTCTGGCTGATCGTCGCGCTCGTGCGTCGCTCTCGGCGCAACGCCGAGATCCGTCGCCGCGGTGCCATGCCCGAGAAGCCGGACCCGAGCGACCCGTTCTCCACCCTCACCGACGAGCAGGTCCGGACCCAGGCGGGTGCCGCCCTCGTGCAGGCCGACGATGCCATCACGTCGAGCAGGGAAGAGCTCGGCTTCGCCGTCGCCCAGTTCGGCGAGGCGGCCACCTCGACCTTCAGCGGAGCCGTCGAGACCGCCAAGGCGAAGATGTCCGAGGCCTTCGACCTCAAGCAGAAGCTCGACGACGAGATCGAGGACACCGTCCACGACCGCCGCGCGTGGCACATCCGCATCATCCAGCTGTGCGACGAGATCGACGACGTCCTCGACGACAACACCGAGGCTTTCGACGCACTTCGCAAGCTCGAGCAGAACGCCCCGGCGGAGCTCGAACGCGTGCGGGGCGAGCGGGCAGCCCTCGACACGCTGCTCGCGAGTGCTGATCCTGCTCTCGCGGCGCTCTCGAGCACGTTCGATCAGGCATCCCTCGTGACCGTCGCCGACAACCCGGCACAGGCCCGCGAGCGCGCCGCGCTCGCGGACCGCTCCATCGAGGCCGCCGCACAGGCGATCGGTGCGGGGCGCTCAGGAGAGGCCGCGTTCGCGATCCGCACCGCCGAGCAGTCCGTCGCACAGGCGACCCAGCTGGTGAACGCGATCACGGCGCTGGGCGCCGAACTCGCCAGCATCGAGGCGCAGGCCCAGGCTCTGGTCGCTGAGCTGCAGGCCGACATCGCCACCGCGCAGCATCTGCCCGACACCGGAGGCGTTCTGTCTTCGGCGGCCGCGGCGACCTCGCAGCAGCTGCAGCAGGCGCAGGCCGCTCTCGCCGGCAACTCACGCAGCCCTCAGCGGGTGCTCGAGGCGCTCACGGCGGCGAACGCCCAGATCGACGCGGCGATCGCGCAGGGAACCCAGGCCGTCGAGCGAGCCCGACGAGCGCAGCAGATGCTCGAGCAGACGCTGACGCAGGCAGGGTCCGAGATCCGCGCCGCGCGCGAGTACATCGAGACGCGGCGCGGCTCCGTCGGATCCACCGCGCGCACCCGCCTCTCGCAGGCGGAGGCCACCCTCACGCAGGCACTGAACCTGCGTGCCACCGACCCCGAGGCGGCGCTCACCGAAGCGGGCCGTGCCCTCGATCTCGCCCGCCAGGCGACCTCTTCGGCGCAGGCCGATGTCGCGGCGATGAGCCCGAGCAGCTATCAGAACGGCTGGGGCGGCGGTGGCGGCAGCATCTTCGGCGGAGGTGCCGGTTCGGGAGGTTCCGGCCTCGGCGGCGACATCCTCGGCGGCATCATCGGCGGCCTCCTGTCCGGCGGCGGCGGAGGCGGAGGCTCCTCGCGGAGCAGCAGCTGGCGATCCAGCGGCGGCGGCGGATTCCGCAGCTCCGGTTTCGGCGGAGGCGGCGGCAGCCGCTCCAGCGGCCGCAGCGGCCGTTCGGGAGGGCGACGCTTCTGA
- a CDS encoding ABC transporter substrate-binding protein, giving the protein MFRRTRRLALFSAIAASAVILSACTGTAAPETTAPIGEPDPDATLQVGLVLEPTNLDIRRTSGAALEQILIDNIYEGLVSRNQANEIIPRLASDYEVSEDGLTYTFTLNDGITFHSGTALTSADVVASFEAVRTDATLQGNAEFASVASITAPDPTTVQIVLTEPNQDFLFSLTGPAGLVFQAGDTTDLKTAENGTGPFTLTRWNKGSTITFARNDAYWSEPAGVAEVEFQYIPDFTAGVNTALDGGVQVLTAVDPNLASQLEGDFTLTTGRTTDKATLAFNNAKAPLDDVRVREALRLAIDHEALVEAVGAGSTLYGPIPELDPGYEDLADVVSYDPEKAKDLLAEAGQEDLELTLTIPNFYGTTVPKVLISDFQKVGVTLDVDSVEFPTWLEDVYTNHDYDLSFVLHVEPRDFGNFADPDYYFGYDNAEVQGLYTDALAEVDPDKSAELLAEAARIVSEDHAADWLYNGATITAVSPLVSGFPQDSINSRIDLAGVTVATEK; this is encoded by the coding sequence ATGTTCCGACGTACGCGACGGCTCGCGCTCTTCTCCGCGATCGCGGCGAGCGCCGTCATCCTGAGCGCCTGCACGGGCACCGCGGCCCCCGAGACCACGGCGCCGATCGGCGAACCGGATCCGGACGCAACGCTGCAGGTGGGGCTCGTCCTCGAGCCCACGAACCTCGACATCCGTCGTACGAGCGGTGCTGCTCTCGAGCAGATCCTGATCGACAACATCTATGAAGGTCTGGTCAGCCGCAACCAGGCGAACGAGATCATCCCTCGACTCGCCTCCGACTACGAGGTGTCCGAAGACGGACTCACGTACACGTTCACGCTGAACGACGGCATCACCTTCCACAGCGGCACCGCCCTCACGTCCGCCGACGTCGTCGCGTCGTTCGAAGCCGTCCGCACGGACGCCACTCTGCAGGGCAACGCCGAGTTCGCCTCGGTGGCTTCCATCACCGCGCCCGACCCCACGACCGTGCAGATCGTGCTGACCGAGCCGAACCAGGATTTTCTCTTCTCCTTGACCGGGCCCGCAGGGCTTGTGTTCCAGGCGGGCGACACCACCGATCTGAAGACCGCAGAGAACGGCACGGGCCCCTTCACCCTGACCCGTTGGAACAAGGGCAGCACGATCACGTTCGCTCGCAACGATGCCTACTGGAGTGAGCCCGCAGGAGTGGCCGAAGTCGAGTTCCAGTACATCCCCGACTTCACCGCCGGGGTGAACACCGCGCTCGACGGTGGCGTCCAGGTACTCACCGCCGTGGATCCCAACCTCGCATCGCAGCTCGAGGGCGACTTCACCCTCACGACGGGTCGCACGACCGACAAGGCGACCCTCGCGTTCAACAACGCGAAGGCTCCCCTCGACGACGTCCGGGTGCGCGAGGCGCTGCGTCTCGCGATCGACCACGAGGCTCTCGTCGAGGCCGTCGGTGCAGGCTCGACCCTGTACGGACCCATCCCCGAGCTCGACCCCGGATACGAAGATCTCGCAGACGTCGTCTCCTACGACCCGGAGAAGGCCAAGGATCTGCTCGCCGAGGCCGGCCAGGAGGATCTCGAGCTGACCCTCACGATCCCGAACTTCTACGGCACGACCGTTCCGAAGGTCCTGATCTCCGACTTCCAGAAGGTGGGAGTGACACTCGACGTCGACTCGGTCGAGTTCCCCACCTGGCTGGAGGACGTCTACACGAACCACGACTACGACCTCAGTTTCGTGCTGCACGTCGAGCCCCGCGACTTCGGCAACTTCGCGGACCCCGACTACTACTTCGGCTACGACAATGCCGAGGTGCAGGGCCTCTACACCGACGCACTCGCCGAGGTCGACCCCGACAAGTCGGCGGAGCTGCTGGCGGAGGCCGCCCGCATCGTCTCTGAAGATCATGCGGCCGACTGGCTCTACAACGGTGCGACGATCACGGCGGTGAGCCCGCTCGTCTCCGGATTCCCCCAGGACTCGATCAACTCGCGCATCGACCTGGCAGGCGTCACCGTCGCCACCGAGAAGTGA
- a CDS encoding carboxymuconolactone decarboxylase family protein, which translates to MSETRVHLSKTEPAAYQALDAFSRTVGEICATNGIDDRLKEIVMIHCSQLNGCGYCTRIHVDRAVKAGIDTDTLMQIATWRESGVFSEREEAALELAEAFTFISEDGISDDLYNRVGAVFTEKEYAALSWACVSINAFNRVVIAGRYPVPARASQAQE; encoded by the coding sequence ATGAGCGAGACGCGAGTGCACCTCTCCAAGACCGAGCCTGCCGCCTATCAGGCGCTCGATGCGTTCTCGAGGACAGTCGGTGAGATCTGCGCGACGAACGGCATCGACGATCGCCTCAAGGAGATCGTGATGATCCACTGCTCGCAGCTGAACGGATGCGGCTACTGCACGCGAATCCATGTCGACCGCGCAGTCAAGGCGGGGATCGACACGGACACGCTGATGCAGATCGCCACCTGGCGGGAGAGCGGCGTCTTCAGCGAACGGGAAGAGGCGGCTCTCGAGCTGGCCGAGGCGTTCACCTTCATCTCGGAGGACGGGATCTCGGATGACCTGTACAACCGCGTGGGTGCTGTCTTCACCGAGAAGGAGTATGCCGCTCTGAGCTGGGCCTGCGTGTCGATCAACGCGTTCAACCGCGTCGTCATCGCCGGCCGCTACCCGGTTCCGGCTCGCGCTTCGCAGGCGCAGGAATGA